Within Desulfatiglans anilini DSM 4660, the genomic segment CTCGATGCAGTTGGCCAGGTCTTTATAGTGTTCCGGTGAGAGGTCGACGGTTCCGAGGTTGAGTATCAAGCGCTGTCTCGGTCCGTTCTTTGTCCGAACGTTTTCGACGAGATGCAAATACTCGTAGACCTTCTTGGAGTGGCGATTGGATTTACGTACCCGTTTAATATACATGCTCAGAGGCATACCACTTATAGAGCCGCCTGTAAAGCAGAAAATGCAGCGATGGGTCACTACAGACGCCAAAAACAAGGCCTGAATACTGAAAAATCAACTACTTATGTCTGTAGATAGGTTGATTTTAGGGCCAAAATAACCCCCAATCTGGGATTTTTGGCAAACTTGGGCTATCAGGCATGATACCAGCCAGTTGGCTACAACGATGGTGAATCCTTCGTTGTTGCTGATATCGGTTGCCGGGGGGACGAATAGGATGGGGAATATTCCAAGAAGCCCCGCGATGAGCGAACTGTAAAGGAGCGGCAGAAGCGCGGTATCGTTGTAATAAAGGGAGACGGCGCTCGAAAGCAGAAGAAATCCACTGTTGAAGAGCAGGATGATTCCGGAGTAGCGGAATAGGATGTGCGGGCGCATCAGGAGTCCGATTTTTGCTGATACCGGTTCACCAGATTACGCAGGGCCGATGCCAGCCGCTGAAGTTCGTCATTGGTTTCGATGTTCACGTCGAAAGGTGCGCGGGTTTCCATGGATTTCTGGACACCGGCGGTTATGCGGATGATGGGGCCGACCATATAGTAGTGAACGAAATAATTGAAAATCAGGGTGAAGACCAGGGCAGACAGGATGGCCACGATGCCGGGCATCACCGCCCGGTGGGCATGGGCCTCGAGCTGAGAAGCCGCAGCGTACATCGCCTCGTCATTCAAGGAGCGGAGTTCGGAGATGTCGTATTTGAGGTGTAAAAATGCAGGGTGCACCTTCTCGAAATACCATGTCGGGCCGAGGGAAGATTCCGCTTCCGCCGTCTTAGGCCACAACGACCGATAGGTCCGGTAGTCCTCTTCAATCTTTGCAACGAGTTTGTCTTCCCCCGGCAAGGTGATATTGTTTTTCGCAATGTGATATCCCTCCTGAAACGTGGCATCGGCGGCTGTCATGATCTGAAGGGCGTCGGTTTCGTTCCCGGAAAGAAGAAGGAGCATCGCACTGTCTTCTCTTTCGAGCGCCTCGGTCATAGTGCCCGCAGCATGGATGCTCTTGTAATTTTCATCCAGAATCCGGCTGACCGAGCCTCCCATGGTACGGACCTCGTAAATGGACCATCCCCCGGCAAGAGCCAGCATGATCACCAGGATCAGGAACCCCGACAGGATTTTGATGCGAATTCCCATAAACCGCCCTCTCAATGGATGAAAACCGGGTTGTACCGGGGAATCATCTCCGAATGGCCACGAGTCAACCTCCGGCATTGTTCCCGCTGTAGCAAGGGAACAATGCCGATGATTCACTTGTCAAGGATTTTGACGGATTCTCGTTGCGCTGTTTTTGCCACTGCCGATTTCATGTCCGTGCAAAGTTTGAGCAGACCGGCGATCACTACGATGAATTCCAGACGTCCGAGGAACATGCCGAAGATTTCCGCCCAAAGGGCTGCATCTGCCATCCGGGGCGAGGTGATGCCTACCGACAGCCCGACCGTCCCGACGGCCGATGCGAATTCGAAAAGCGAATCGCTCAGGGTGTATCCGCATGCACAGAGCACCAAGGCGCCCAACAGCCATGTCGAGAGATAAAGGAAGATGAAGACCGCTGCCTGCCGGACCATGCCGTCATCCACAAAGACACGTTCATCGCCCTCCCAGACAGGGCGCTCCAGGACCGCCGTTCGGGGCAGGAGGTGTCTTCGCAGCTCCCAAAAGAGGAGCTTCAGAAAGAGATAGACCCGGAACTGCTTGATTCCTCCAGCCGTAGAGCAGGTGCCTCCGCCGATCAGCATCAATAGGATCAGCAGAAGCATCCCGAATCCATTCCAGTTCCCATAGCCGACCGTTGAAAACCCTGTGGTGGTCATGGCGCTGAAGGTCTGGAAAACCGCGACTCGGATCGATTCATCCAGGTTGGGATAGATCGCCCGGCAGGTAAACATGAAGAGGGCCGCCGCTGAGGACGGTATGAGAAGAGCAAGGAGATGAATCTCTCCGCTTCTACCCACCATTTGGAATTTCCCGCGCCATAATAACCAGGCGG encodes:
- a CDS encoding MCP four helix bundle domain-containing protein; amino-acid sequence: MGIRIKILSGFLILVIMLALAGGWSIYEVRTMGGSVSRILDENYKSIHAAGTMTEALEREDSAMLLLLSGNETDALQIMTAADATFQEGYHIAKNNITLPGEDKLVAKIEEDYRTYRSLWPKTAEAESSLGPTWYFEKVHPAFLHLKYDISELRSLNDEAMYAAASQLEAHAHRAVMPGIVAILSALVFTLIFNYFVHYYMVGPIIRITAGVQKSMETRAPFDVNIETNDELQRLASALRNLVNRYQQKSDS